A genomic segment from Aegilops tauschii subsp. strangulata cultivar AL8/78 chromosome 1, Aet v6.0, whole genome shotgun sequence encodes:
- the LOC109735887 gene encoding uncharacterized protein, which translates to MASFKLTNLCFIVVMFSAVFSCCRGQGGGGGAGAGAGGGAGGGSGIGAVVPGTQDSVQIVAQAALCFDNRPVLTGCLQAMGINASGTGASMPPPAPGGAATAIMCSPPCFGHVTMMMSCVNAIFGNFVTYNPGLMQGVQAVFQMSCGNVNGPGGAGGAAGGMGGRPAGNAGGGAGAGGMGGGPAGNAGGGAGAGSASGGVGGGAAGGIPNGIGGPGGIPNSIGGAAGAAGASGGGAGGTTNIIGGAAGGGAGAGGASGGAGGGNGTTNGGAATGAIGSGNITSVSPNAGSHVAVSNQSQPTSSAGGPALGLKGACSSSVLVIWAGAWLVLF; encoded by the exons ATGGCCTCCTTCAAGCTGACGAACCTGTGCTTCATAGTTGTCATGTTCTCTGCTGTCTTCTCCTGTTGCAGAG GGCagggaggtggtggtggtgccgGAGCAGGAGCAGGAGGCGGAGCCGGAGGGGGGTCGGGCATCGGTGCAGTAGTACCAGGAACGCAGGACTCGGTTCAGATCGTGGCGCAAGCTGCTCTCTGCTTTGACAACAGACCA GTGCTCACCGGGTGTCTGCAGGCGATGGGCATCAACGCCAGCGGCACCGGCGCGAGCATGCCGCCGCCTGctccgggcggcgcggcgacggcgatcATGTGCAGCCCGCCGTGCTTCGGACACGTGACCATGATGATGAGCTGCGTCAACGCCATCTTCGGCAACTTCGTGACCTACAACCCCGGCCTCATGCAGGGCGTCCAGGCCGTCTTCCAGATGTCCTGCGGCAACGTCAACGGCCCAGGAGGAGCCGGAGGTGCTGCTGGTGGAATGGGAGGCAGGCCGGCTGGTAACGCTGGCGGTGGTGCCGGTGCCGGCGGAATGGGAGGCGGGCCGGCTGGTAACGCTGGCGGCGGTGCCGGTGCCGGCAGTGCCAGTGGTGGAGTTGGAGGCGGGGCTGCCGGTGGCATTCCTAACGGCATCGGCGGGCCCGGTGGCATTCCTAACAGTATCGGCGGTGCCGCTGGCGCGGCCGGTGCCAGCGGGGGAGGTGCCGGTGGTACTACTAACATCATCGGCGGGGCCGCGGGCGGAGGCGCCGGTGCCGGCGGAGCTAGCGGCGGGGCTGGAGGCGGCAACGGCACTACCAACGGCGGCGCTGCCACCGGTGCCATTGGCAGCGGCAACATCACAAGCGTCTCACCCAATGCAG GCTCGCACGTGGCGGTGAGCAACCAAAGTCAGCCGACCAGCAGCGCGGGCGGGCCCGCTCTCGGCCTCAAGGGCGCCTGCTCCTCCTCCGTGCTGGTGATCTGGGCCGGCGCATGGCTGGTGCTGTTCTAG
- the LOC109735884 gene encoding pentatricopeptide repeat-containing protein At1g80880, mitochondrial, with protein sequence MAPPLSAALRRHLLPHRFPLLPSRHVSLSTSHSSSDQSDLEYVHPIPPAPDDDGELTSFLRRISHASSAASSPKDALSLLLSSSSGPSPSPPSFVRAVWELRRDPEAAALALLWGDECSATSGAEGAGSLPAEAWYLAIWSAGRAGRFDLAWAAVRWMQRRGVLTRRAMVILMERYAAANEVKKAVKTFDVMERFKVEVDQTVFYSLLRALCRSKNIEDAEELLLARRKFFPLTAEGFNIILDGWCNIFTDVAEVKRVWREMSNCCITPDGTSYALMVCCFSKVGNLFDTLRVYDEMKKRGWTPGIGVYNQLIYVLTRENCMKDARNVLSKIVDEGLQPDVETYNSIIVPLCESCKLEEAREVMEDMTMKGIVPTISTYHAFLKQEGIDETLQLLKKMKEDGCGPNSDTFLMLIDKFIQLNESGNALRVWTEMRRYDIRPGYAHYMAVVQGLVKHGCIPRALEYYDEMKANGFASDPILDKEFRTFLLANRDHWRGAGKYNLIPQHSKHSTRRTRIP encoded by the exons ATGGCTCCGCCGCTctccgccgccctccgccgccacctcctcccccaCCGTTTCCCCCTGCTTCCCTCCCGCCACGTTAGCCTCTCCACCAGCCACTCCTCCTCCGACCAAAGCGACCTCGAGTACGTTCACCCTATCCCCCCTGCCCCCGACGACGACGGCGAGCTCACCTCCTTCCTCCGTCGCATCTCCCACGCCTCCTCCGCCGCGTCTTCCCCGAAGGACGCCCTCTCCCTCCTTCTTTCCTCCTCTTCTGGCCCATCGCCGTCCCCTCCCTCCTTCGTCCGCGCGGTGTGGGAACTGCGCCGCGACCCGGAGGCAGCAGCGCTCGCGCTTCTCTGGGGCGACGAGTGCAGCGCCACGTCCGGCGCTGAGGGGGCGGGGTCCCTGCCGGCCGAGGCGTGGTACCTGGCCATATGGTCTGCGGGGAGGGCTGGGCGGTTCGACCTGGCGTGGGCGGCCGTGCGGTGGATGCAGCGCCGTGGGGTGCTGACCCGCCGTGCCATGGTCATCTTGATGGAGAG GTATGCAGCTGCCAATGAAGTGAAGAAAGCAGTCAAGACCTTTGATGTGATGGAGAGGTTTAAAGTGGAAGTGGACCAAACTGTATTCTATTCCCTTCTTCGTGCTCTTTGCAGAAGTAAAAACATAGAAGATGCTGAAGAGTTGCTTCTTGCAAGAAGGAAATTTTTCCCACTCACGGCCGAAGGTTTCAATATAATACTTGATGGTTGGTGTAATATCTTCACCGATGTGGCCGAAGTAAAGAGGGTTTGGCGAGAAATGTCAAATTGCTGCATTACTCCTGATGGTACATCTTATGCTCTCATGGTCTGTTGTTTCTCAAAGGTAGGGAACCTTTTTGATACTCTGAGGGTTTACGATGAGATGAAGAAGAGGGGTTGGACTCCTGGTATTGGTGTCTATAACCAACTTATTTATGTTCTGACAAGAGAGAATTGCATGAAGGATGCAAGAAATGTTCTCAGTAAAATTGTGGATGAAGGTCTCCAACCGGATGTTGAAACATACAACAGTATTATAGTTCCACTTTGTGAAAGTTGCAAGCTTGAGGAAGCACGAGAGGTAATGGAAGACATGACAATGAAAGGCATTGTTCCAACCATTTCGACGTACCATGCATTTTTGAAACAGGAAGGCATTGACGAAACACTGCAgctactgaagaaaatgaaagaAGATGGCTGTGGCCCTAACAGCGACACATTTCTCATGCTCATTGATAAGTTTATCCAATTGAATGAGTCTGGGAATGCTCTGAGGGTGTGGACTGAAATGCGAAGATACGACATTAGGCCTGGTTATGCACACTACATGGCAGTGGTCCAAGGTTTGGTTAAACATGGATGCATACCACGAGCTTTAGAGTATTATGATGAAATGAAGGCAAATGGTTTTGCTTCGGACCCAATACTTGATAAGGAATTCAGAACTTTTCTATTGGCCAACAGAGACCATTGGAGAGGAGCAGGCAAATACAATCTTATTCCACAGCATAGCAAACATTCTACAAGACGGACAAGAATTCCGTAA